From Hymenobacter sedentarius, a single genomic window includes:
- the miaB gene encoding tRNA (N6-isopentenyl adenosine(37)-C2)-methylthiotransferase MiaB: MSQALLTLDFLDKAAPTPEATPSGEVRVSAATRTGRQRKLYIESYGCQMNFSDSEIVSSILFNEGFDTTDDLASADLVLLNTCSIREKAEQTVRMRLSQINSHKKRNPGLLVGVLGCMAERLKSKFLEEEKIVDLVVGPDAYRDLPQLISQVDGGQKGVNVLLSREETYADITPVRLNSNGVSAFISIMRGCDNMCSFCVVPFTRGRERSRDAHSILREAADLVAAGYKEVTLLGQNVDSYKWASADGTEHVNFAQLLEKVALVSPELRVRFSTSHPKDITDEVLHTMARYDNICKFIHLPAQSGNSRVLALMNRTYDRPWYEDRVRAIRRILGEDCAISSDMISGFCTETEEEHQDTLSLMEFVRYDMAYMFFYSERPGTLAARKLTDDIPLEVKKRRLQEIIDLQQLHSGERNQRGVGRVHQVLVENFSKRSKEHLSGRNSQNQVVIFPKQNFKKGDYVNVLVHSASASTMLGEAV; encoded by the coding sequence ATGTCCCAAGCCCTGTTAACCCTTGATTTTTTAGATAAAGCCGCTCCAACCCCCGAGGCTACGCCCAGCGGAGAGGTGCGCGTGAGCGCCGCTACCCGCACGGGCCGGCAGCGCAAGCTTTACATTGAGAGCTACGGGTGCCAGATGAATTTTTCGGACTCCGAAATAGTGTCGAGCATCCTGTTCAACGAGGGGTTTGATACCACCGACGACCTGGCCAGCGCCGACCTGGTGCTGCTCAATACCTGCTCCATCCGCGAGAAGGCCGAGCAGACGGTGCGCATGCGCCTTTCCCAAATCAACTCGCACAAGAAGCGCAACCCCGGCCTGCTGGTGGGCGTGCTGGGCTGCATGGCCGAGCGCCTGAAAAGCAAGTTTCTCGAAGAAGAGAAAATCGTGGACTTGGTGGTGGGCCCCGACGCTTACCGCGACCTGCCCCAGCTCATCAGCCAGGTAGACGGCGGCCAGAAGGGCGTGAACGTGCTGCTGAGCCGCGAGGAAACCTACGCCGACATCACGCCGGTGCGCCTGAATTCCAACGGCGTGTCGGCCTTCATCAGCATCATGCGGGGCTGCGACAACATGTGCTCGTTCTGCGTGGTGCCCTTCACCCGTGGCCGCGAGCGCAGCCGCGACGCCCACAGCATTCTGCGCGAAGCCGCCGACCTCGTGGCCGCTGGCTACAAGGAAGTGACGCTGCTGGGCCAGAACGTGGACTCCTACAAGTGGGCCTCGGCCGATGGTACCGAGCACGTCAACTTCGCCCAACTCCTGGAAAAAGTAGCTCTGGTTAGCCCCGAGCTGCGGGTGCGCTTCTCCACCTCGCACCCTAAGGACATCACCGACGAAGTGCTCCACACCATGGCGCGCTACGACAACATCTGCAAGTTCATCCACCTGCCGGCCCAGAGCGGCAACTCCCGCGTGCTGGCCCTCATGAACCGCACCTACGACCGGCCCTGGTACGAGGACCGGGTGCGCGCCATCCGCCGCATTCTGGGCGAGGACTGCGCCATCAGCTCGGACATGATTTCGGGCTTCTGCACCGAAACCGAGGAAGAGCACCAGGACACCCTGAGTCTGATGGAGTTTGTGCGCTACGACATGGCCTACATGTTCTTCTACTCTGAGCGCCCCGGCACGCTGGCCGCCCGCAAGCTCACCGACGACATTCCGCTGGAAGTGAAGAAGCGCCGCCTGCAGGAAATCATCGACTTGCAGCAGCTTCACAGCGGCGAGCGCAACCAGCGCGGTGTGGGCCGGGTTCACCAGGTATTGGTCGAGAACTTCTCCAAGCGCTCGAAGGAGCATTTGAGCGGCCGCAACAGCCAGAACCAAGTCGTCATCTTCCCAAAGCAAAACTTCAAGAAAGGCGACTACGTGAATGTATTGGTGCACAGCGCCAGTGCGAGCACCATGCTGGGCGAGGCAGTGTAA
- a CDS encoding sigma-54 interaction domain-containing protein encodes MTTQEIQSIKLRFGIIGNAPALNYAIQVAAQVAPTDMTVLITGESGSGKESFSKIIHALSPRKHGQFIAINCGAIPEGTIDSELFGHEKGSFTGANDARKGYFEVTNGGTIFLDEIGEMPLGTQARLLRVLENGEFIRVGSSKVQKTDVRVVAATNVNLLDRVQAGTFREDLYYRLNTVPITVPPLRERGEDIYLLFRKFASDAAERYRTRPITLLPDAVQALTRFRFPGNIRQLKNIAEQMSVLETEREVDARRLAPYLPQDQASRLPMLLGPGTPDSATAGYSERDLLYKILFDMRRDMTDLKKMVLELATGQRPHEAQELLRQNSHLFNNTAQPAAFETGAASEYYLPPASSPYNNEPASGYDDEAPVEDIPHETEEETLSLDIKEREMILKALKKHNNKRKYAAHDLGISERTLYRKLKQYDLEQV; translated from the coding sequence ATGACTACGCAAGAAATTCAATCCATCAAGCTCCGGTTCGGCATCATCGGCAATGCGCCGGCGCTGAACTACGCCATCCAGGTGGCCGCGCAGGTCGCGCCCACCGACATGACGGTGCTCATCACCGGCGAAAGCGGGTCGGGCAAGGAGTCGTTTTCTAAAATTATCCACGCCTTGTCGCCGCGCAAGCACGGGCAGTTTATTGCCATCAACTGTGGCGCCATTCCGGAGGGCACCATCGATTCTGAGCTGTTTGGCCACGAAAAAGGCTCGTTCACGGGTGCCAACGACGCCCGCAAAGGCTATTTTGAAGTAACCAACGGCGGTACCATCTTCCTGGACGAAATCGGCGAAATGCCGCTGGGCACCCAGGCCCGCCTGCTGCGCGTGCTCGAAAACGGCGAGTTCATCCGCGTGGGCTCGTCGAAAGTGCAGAAAACCGACGTGCGCGTGGTGGCCGCCACCAACGTGAACCTGCTCGACCGCGTGCAGGCCGGCACGTTCCGCGAAGACCTGTACTACCGGCTCAACACGGTGCCCATCACGGTGCCGCCGCTGCGCGAGCGCGGCGAAGACATTTACCTGCTGTTCCGCAAGTTTGCCTCCGACGCGGCGGAGCGCTACCGCACCCGGCCCATCACCCTGCTGCCCGACGCGGTGCAGGCGCTCACACGGTTCCGCTTTCCCGGCAACATACGCCAGCTCAAGAACATCGCCGAGCAGATGTCGGTACTCGAAACCGAGCGCGAAGTCGACGCCCGGCGGCTGGCTCCCTACCTGCCGCAGGACCAGGCCAGCCGCCTGCCCATGCTGCTGGGCCCGGGCACGCCCGACAGCGCCACGGCCGGCTACTCGGAGCGCGACTTGCTCTACAAAATCCTGTTCGACATGCGCCGCGACATGACGGACCTGAAGAAAATGGTGCTGGAGCTAGCCACCGGCCAGCGCCCCCACGAAGCCCAGGAGCTGCTGCGGCAAAACAGCCACCTCTTCAACAATACGGCCCAGCCCGCCGCGTTTGAAACCGGCGCCGCTTCTGAGTACTACCTGCCGCCAGCGTCGAGCCCCTACAACAACGAGCCCGCCAGCGGCTACGACGATGAGGCGCCCGTAGAAGACATTCCGCACGAAACCGAAGAGGAAACCCTCTCGCTGGATATCAAGGAGCGGGAAATGATACTCAAGGCGTTAAAAAAGCACAACAACAAGCGCAAGTACGCCGCCCACGACCTAGGCATTTCTGAACGCACCTTGTACCGTAAACTCAAGCAGTATGATTTGGAGCAAGTGTAA
- a CDS encoding LptE family protein produces MSLSGCGVYSFNGTNIDPTVRTISIATIQNNAPQGPAFLTQRFTEDLKDYFQRNTNLKLVPRDGDLQFDGNIVAYDFAPASIQKIDGIDQAGSNRLTIQVKIRFTNTKDDKQSFEQTFQGFDDYAASRNIATINSDPNAVRTTTNKIITDIFNKSVANW; encoded by the coding sequence ATGAGCCTGAGCGGCTGCGGGGTGTACTCATTCAATGGCACCAACATTGACCCGACGGTGCGGACCATTTCCATTGCTACCATTCAAAACAACGCGCCCCAGGGCCCGGCCTTCCTTACCCAGCGCTTCACCGAGGACCTGAAAGACTATTTCCAGCGCAATACCAACCTGAAGCTGGTACCGCGCGACGGCGACCTGCAGTTCGACGGCAACATCGTGGCTTATGATTTTGCCCCAGCTTCGATTCAGAAAATCGACGGCATCGACCAGGCCGGCTCCAACCGCCTGACCATCCAGGTGAAAATCCGGTTTACCAACACCAAGGACGACAAGCAGAGCTTTGAGCAAACCTTCCAGGGCTTCGACGACTACGCGGCCAGCCGGAATATTGCCACCATCAACAGCGACCCCAACGCCGTTCGCACCACGACCAACAAAATCATCACCGACATTTTCAACAAGTCGGTGGCTAACTGGTAA
- the secG gene encoding preprotein translocase subunit SecG: MYTALIILILLVCFLLALVVLAQNPKGGGISSQFSAGGAASMMGVKRTGDLLEKLTWGFAIGLVVLSLGTHMLTSTSAGPVRSVNQQRALETRLPAPAPSAPAPATNAPGAATTPAGNATAPAATTTAPTTAPATTPAPADKK; this comes from the coding sequence ATGTACACTGCCCTCATCATTTTAATTCTTCTTGTGTGCTTTCTGCTGGCCCTCGTGGTTCTGGCCCAAAACCCCAAAGGCGGCGGAATTTCCAGCCAGTTCAGCGCCGGTGGCGCCGCCAGCATGATGGGCGTGAAGCGCACCGGTGATTTGCTTGAGAAACTGACCTGGGGCTTTGCAATTGGCCTGGTAGTGTTGTCGTTGGGCACCCACATGCTCACTTCCACGTCGGCTGGCCCCGTACGCAGCGTAAACCAACAGCGCGCTTTGGAGACGCGTCTGCCTGCTCCCGCTCCCAGCGCACCGGCTCCTGCTACCAACGCTCCCGGTGCTGCTACTACTCCCGCCGGGAATGCTACCGCTCCTGCTGCCACAACTACGGCGCCTACTACGGCCCCAGCCACTACGCCAGCACCTGCTGACAAGAAGTAA
- the groES gene encoding co-chaperone GroES, translated as MALSMKPLADRVIVRAAAAEEKTKSGIIIPDTAKEKPQRGEVVAVGEGKTADSGSLIKPQVKVGDQVLYGKYAGTEITVDGEDLLIMRESDIFAVL; from the coding sequence ATGGCACTTAGCATGAAACCGCTGGCCGACCGCGTCATCGTACGCGCCGCCGCCGCCGAGGAGAAAACCAAATCCGGTATCATCATCCCTGACACGGCCAAGGAGAAGCCCCAGCGCGGTGAAGTTGTAGCCGTGGGCGAAGGCAAAACCGCTGACAGCGGCTCCCTCATCAAGCCCCAGGTGAAGGTGGGCGACCAGGTGCTGTACGGCAAGTACGCCGGCACCGAAATCACCGTCGACGGCGAAGACCTGCTCATCATGCGCGAGTCGGACATTTTCGCGGTGCTCTAA
- the groL gene encoding chaperonin GroEL (60 kDa chaperone family; promotes refolding of misfolded polypeptides especially under stressful conditions; forms two stacked rings of heptamers to form a barrel-shaped 14mer; ends can be capped by GroES; misfolded proteins enter the barrel where they are refolded when GroES binds), giving the protein MAKNIQFDTEGRARLQAGVNKLANAVKVTLGPKGRNVIIDKKFGAPSITKDGVTVAKEIELRDPIENMGAQLVKEVASKTADQAGDGTTTATVLAQAIYTAGSKNVAAGANPMDLKRGIDKAVHAVVANLKAQSKKIENSAEIAQVGAISANNDMEIGQMIADAMDKVGKEGVITVEEARGTETEVKTVEGMQFDRGYLSPYFVTNPEKMEVEFDSPYVLIYDKKVSTMKELLPVLEQVLQTGKPLVIISEDVDGEALATLVVNKLRGSLKIAAVKAPGFGDRRKAMLEDIATLTGGTVISEEQGYKLENATLEYLGTAEKIIIDKDNTTIVNGKGSKEAITGRISQIKAQMETTTSDYDKEKLQERLAKLSGGVAILYIGASTEVEMKEKKDRVDDALHATRAAVEEGVVPGGGVALVRAIEALAAVETRNSDERTGVNIIRTALEAPLRCIVQNSGGEGSVVVQKVREGSGDYGYNAREDRYENLVAAGIIDPTKVTRLALENAASIAGLLLTTEAVISDEPEPKDNGHAHGGDGGMGGMGGMGGMM; this is encoded by the coding sequence ATGGCTAAGAACATCCAATTCGATACCGAAGGCCGCGCCCGCTTGCAAGCCGGTGTGAACAAACTGGCCAACGCCGTAAAAGTGACCCTCGGTCCGAAAGGCCGCAACGTCATCATCGACAAGAAATTTGGCGCGCCTTCCATTACCAAAGACGGCGTGACCGTAGCCAAGGAAATTGAGCTGCGCGACCCCATCGAGAACATGGGCGCCCAGCTCGTGAAAGAAGTGGCCTCGAAAACGGCCGACCAGGCCGGCGACGGCACCACCACGGCTACCGTACTGGCCCAGGCCATCTACACCGCCGGCTCCAAAAACGTAGCCGCCGGGGCTAACCCGATGGACCTCAAGCGCGGCATCGACAAGGCGGTACACGCCGTGGTAGCCAACCTGAAGGCTCAGTCGAAAAAGATTGAGAACTCGGCTGAAATTGCCCAGGTGGGTGCCATTTCGGCCAACAACGACATGGAAATCGGCCAGATGATTGCTGATGCTATGGACAAAGTGGGCAAGGAAGGTGTTATCACCGTTGAGGAAGCGCGTGGCACCGAAACCGAAGTTAAAACGGTGGAAGGCATGCAGTTTGACCGTGGATACCTCTCCCCTTACTTCGTAACCAATCCGGAGAAAATGGAGGTTGAGTTCGACTCGCCTTACGTGCTTATCTACGACAAGAAGGTGAGCACCATGAAGGAGCTGCTGCCCGTGCTCGAGCAAGTGCTCCAGACCGGCAAGCCCCTGGTTATCATCTCCGAAGATGTTGACGGCGAAGCCCTGGCTACGCTGGTGGTAAACAAACTACGTGGCTCGCTGAAAATCGCGGCCGTAAAGGCTCCTGGCTTCGGCGACCGCCGCAAGGCCATGCTGGAAGACATTGCCACCCTCACGGGCGGTACCGTTATCAGCGAAGAGCAGGGCTACAAGCTCGAAAACGCGACGTTGGAGTACCTCGGCACGGCTGAGAAAATCATCATCGACAAAGACAACACTACCATCGTGAACGGCAAGGGCTCGAAAGAGGCCATCACCGGCCGTATCAGCCAGATTAAGGCGCAGATGGAAACCACTACCTCGGACTACGACAAGGAGAAACTGCAGGAGCGCCTTGCTAAGTTGAGCGGCGGTGTGGCCATTCTCTACATCGGTGCTTCGACGGAAGTGGAAATGAAAGAGAAGAAAGACCGGGTTGACGATGCCCTGCACGCTACCCGCGCCGCCGTTGAGGAAGGCGTGGTACCCGGTGGCGGCGTGGCCCTGGTGCGTGCCATCGAGGCGCTGGCCGCTGTGGAAACCCGCAACTCTGATGAGCGCACGGGTGTGAACATCATCCGCACGGCCCTGGAGGCGCCCCTGCGCTGCATCGTGCAGAACTCGGGTGGCGAAGGCTCGGTAGTGGTGCAGAAGGTGCGCGAAGGCAGCGGCGACTACGGCTACAACGCCCGCGAAGACCGCTACGAAAACCTCGTGGCCGCTGGTATCATCGACCCGACCAAAGTAACCCGCCTCGCGCTGGAAAATGCTGCTTCTATTGCCGGCCTGCTGCTGACGACCGAAGCCGTGATTTCGGACGAGCCCGAGCCCAAGGACAACGGCCATGCCCACGGCGGTGACGGTGGCATGGGCGGTATGGGTGGCATGGGCGGCATGATGTAA
- a CDS encoding peptide MFS transporter has translation MQTIPAQTEQPLSAESTSHPRGLYLLFATEMWERFSYYGMRAVLVLFLTKAMMMDKAFASKFYGGYTSLVYLTPLIGGFISDRYWGNRRSILTGGLLMALGQFTLFFSASNYGPESTHALSHWLLYLGLGVMIVGNGFFKPNISSMVGSLYSPADKRKDAAYTIFYMGINLGSFIGNTITSLIGDTGNPADFRWAFLACGIAMLLGTVVFNWGKDKYLRTPEGVQVGETPAISGGIMGVYALLPVLLAIILGILWLDSAKFPTIAPLLGVAVLGITYMIFSDKSLSGADVKGIMVIFIVSFFVVFFWAAFEQAPASLTFFADEQMNRTIFGFTLPASIFQNLNAIFVVVGAPLMAMVWTALGRRGAEPPSPLKMAMGLAFLAAGYLVMCFGVHNLQPGVKVSMFFLVALYFLHSVGELCLSPIGLSLVNKLAPVKFASLLMAVWFLANAAANYLAGYMSSLYPDPKSTAPAPVLLGFHITNLYDFFMVFVVSAAVAAGILFLISGKLAKMMDARNYPAPVPQV, from the coding sequence ATGCAAACCATTCCTGCTCAAACCGAGCAACCGCTGTCAGCGGAATCCACGAGCCACCCGCGCGGGCTGTACCTGCTGTTCGCGACCGAAATGTGGGAGCGGTTCAGCTACTACGGCATGCGGGCCGTGCTCGTGCTGTTCCTCACCAAGGCCATGATGATGGACAAGGCCTTCGCGTCCAAATTCTACGGCGGCTACACCAGCCTGGTGTACCTCACCCCGCTCATCGGTGGCTTTATATCTGACCGCTACTGGGGCAACCGGCGCTCCATTCTCACGGGTGGTTTGCTCATGGCGCTGGGGCAGTTCACGCTGTTCTTCTCGGCTTCGAACTATGGTCCCGAGAGCACCCACGCCCTCAGCCACTGGCTGCTGTACCTGGGCTTGGGCGTGATGATTGTGGGCAACGGCTTTTTTAAGCCTAATATTTCGAGCATGGTGGGCTCCCTCTATTCCCCCGCCGACAAGCGCAAGGATGCGGCCTACACCATTTTCTACATGGGCATCAACCTGGGCTCGTTCATTGGCAACACCATCACCAGCCTCATCGGCGACACCGGCAATCCGGCCGACTTCCGATGGGCCTTCTTAGCCTGCGGCATTGCCATGCTGCTGGGTACCGTGGTATTCAATTGGGGCAAAGACAAGTATCTGCGCACGCCCGAGGGGGTGCAGGTGGGCGAAACGCCGGCCATCTCGGGCGGCATCATGGGCGTGTATGCCTTGCTGCCGGTGCTATTGGCCATTATTCTGGGCATCCTGTGGCTTGATTCAGCCAAATTCCCCACCATTGCCCCGCTGCTGGGCGTAGCAGTGTTGGGCATCACTTACATGATTTTCAGTGATAAATCGTTGAGTGGGGCCGATGTCAAGGGCATTATGGTCATTTTCATCGTGTCCTTCTTCGTGGTATTCTTCTGGGCGGCTTTCGAGCAGGCCCCGGCCTCGCTCACGTTCTTTGCCGATGAGCAGATGAACCGTACCATCTTCGGCTTTACCCTGCCGGCCAGTATTTTCCAAAACCTCAACGCCATCTTCGTGGTGGTGGGCGCGCCGCTCATGGCCATGGTCTGGACGGCCCTGGGCCGCCGCGGTGCCGAGCCGCCATCCCCCCTCAAAATGGCCATGGGCCTGGCCTTCCTGGCCGCCGGCTACCTGGTGATGTGCTTTGGCGTGCACAACCTGCAGCCCGGCGTGAAAGTGAGCATGTTTTTCCTGGTAGCGCTCTACTTCCTGCACTCTGTTGGCGAACTGTGCCTGTCGCCCATCGGCCTGTCCCTCGTAAACAAGCTGGCCCCGGTGAAATTTGCTTCCCTGCTGATGGCCGTATGGTTCTTGGCCAACGCCGCTGCCAACTACCTGGCCGGCTACATGAGCAGCCTGTACCCCGACCCCAAATCGACTGCTCCGGCGCCGGTGTTGCTCGGCTTCCACATCACCAACCTCTACGATTTCTTCATGGTCTTCGTAGTATCGGCCGCGGTGGCTGCTGGCATTCTGTTCCTTATCAGCGGCAAGCTGGCCAAGATGATGGATGCCCGCAACTACCCTGCACCTGTCCCGCAAGTGTAA
- a CDS encoding AraC family transcriptional regulator — translation MATDIARYNGIYGDSKAQISHDYLQSQLIVPRQRLTDWGLKPHLHENLFQLFFLEAGRASFKAPEVVELTTPCLVIIPANTVHGFTFSPQVKGRTLTLSEALLDTILQAAPGVLVELNTVHILSDFSSEVSFADLLALEQQIHEEIYSELPGKQLALNGYFKLLFVKIFRLLHHNRRKEESPNRALHYFREFQKAIERTAPFDKKISEFARELKITQVHLNRICQAVKGKTAQQIVQAHTIRKAHNYLLYTSLSVAEIAYELQFVDPGYFTRFFRKQTGLSPGAYRAKAYRSESPAKAATLKPPESAEPPTGFIMPKLS, via the coding sequence ATGGCAACTGATATCGCGCGCTACAACGGGATTTACGGCGACAGCAAGGCGCAGATTTCGCACGATTACCTCCAAAGCCAGCTCATTGTACCCCGGCAGCGCCTCACCGACTGGGGCCTGAAGCCCCACCTGCACGAAAACCTGTTTCAGCTGTTTTTTCTTGAAGCGGGCCGCGCTTCCTTCAAAGCCCCGGAAGTGGTGGAGCTGACCACGCCCTGCCTCGTCATCATCCCGGCCAATACGGTGCACGGTTTCACCTTCAGCCCGCAGGTGAAGGGCCGCACGCTCACGCTCTCCGAAGCCCTGCTCGATACCATCCTGCAGGCCGCGCCCGGCGTGCTGGTGGAGCTAAACACCGTGCACATCCTGTCCGATTTCAGCTCCGAAGTAAGCTTTGCCGATTTGCTGGCGCTGGAGCAGCAGATTCACGAGGAAATCTACTCGGAGCTGCCCGGCAAGCAGCTGGCGCTGAACGGCTACTTCAAGCTGCTGTTTGTGAAGATATTCCGGCTGCTGCACCACAACCGCCGCAAGGAGGAAAGCCCCAACCGCGCCCTGCACTACTTCCGCGAATTTCAAAAAGCCATTGAGCGCACCGCACCCTTCGACAAGAAGATTTCAGAATTTGCCCGGGAGCTCAAGATTACGCAGGTGCACCTCAACCGCATCTGCCAGGCCGTGAAGGGCAAAACGGCCCAGCAGATTGTGCAGGCCCACACCATTCGCAAGGCCCACAATTACTTGCTCTACACCTCGCTCTCGGTGGCCGAAATCGCCTACGAGCTGCAGTTTGTGGACCCCGGCTACTTCACCCGGTTTTTCCGCAAGCAAACCGGCCTGTCGCCCGGGGCTTACCGCGCCAAGGCCTACCGTAGCGAGAGCCCCGCCAAAGCGGCTACCCTGAAGCCCCCCGAATCAGCCGAGCCGCCCACGGGCTTCATAATGCCGAAACTTTCCTAG
- the pckA gene encoding phosphoenolpyruvate carboxykinase (ATP) — translation MQESTTLADTSRNRLQPLGFHETASVHLNLSPAALIEHALRNGEGHLTDTGALMADTGKFTGRSPKDRFVVKDANTEDSVWWGDINIPFDADKFEQLHQKMVAYLADKELYVREAYAGANPDYQLKLRIVNEQAWHNLFCYNMFLRPEAGADTSWTPDFSIICAPGFEADPAVDGTRQPNFAIINFTKKMILIGGTGYAGEMKKGIFGVLNYILPHERNTLPMHCSANVGEAGDTAIFFGLSGTGKTTLSADPNRGLIGDDEHGWTPDAGIFNFEGGCYAKVIDLSKEKEPQIWDAIRFGSIVENTRFIPGTNTVDYANKSVTENTRAAYPINFIDNAIEPSVADAPKNIFFLTADAFGVLPPISKLDKSHAMYLFMSGYTAKVAGTEMGVTEPQTTFSACFGAVFLPLHPTKYAEMLGKKMDENPDINVWLINTGWTGGSYGVGHRMKLGYTRTMITAALNGQLDQVKFTKHAVFGVEVPGAVPGVPAEILDPRNTWADKEAYDKTAASLADKFVANFKKYADFANEEILAGAPKVAAEAPAA, via the coding sequence ATGCAAGAATCCACCACGCTTGCTGACACCTCCCGCAATCGTTTGCAGCCCCTTGGCTTCCACGAAACGGCTTCCGTGCACCTCAATTTGTCCCCTGCTGCCCTCATTGAGCACGCTTTGCGCAATGGCGAAGGCCACCTCACCGACACCGGCGCACTGATGGCCGACACCGGCAAATTCACGGGCCGCTCGCCCAAGGACCGGTTTGTGGTGAAGGATGCCAACACCGAAGACAGCGTGTGGTGGGGCGACATCAACATCCCGTTCGACGCCGACAAGTTTGAACAGCTCCACCAGAAAATGGTAGCGTACCTGGCCGACAAGGAGCTGTACGTGCGCGAAGCCTACGCCGGCGCTAACCCCGACTACCAGCTCAAGCTGCGCATCGTGAACGAGCAGGCCTGGCACAACCTCTTTTGCTACAACATGTTCCTGCGCCCCGAAGCCGGGGCCGATACCAGCTGGACGCCCGATTTCAGCATCATCTGCGCGCCGGGATTCGAAGCAGACCCCGCCGTGGACGGCACCCGCCAGCCCAACTTCGCCATCATCAACTTCACCAAGAAGATGATTCTCATTGGCGGCACGGGCTACGCCGGTGAGATGAAAAAGGGCATTTTTGGCGTGCTAAACTACATTTTGCCGCATGAGCGCAATACGCTGCCCATGCACTGCTCGGCCAACGTGGGCGAAGCCGGCGACACGGCCATTTTCTTCGGGCTCTCCGGCACGGGCAAAACCACCCTTTCCGCCGACCCCAACCGCGGCCTCATCGGCGACGACGAGCACGGCTGGACGCCCGACGCCGGCATCTTCAACTTTGAAGGCGGCTGCTACGCCAAGGTGATTGACCTGAGCAAGGAGAAGGAGCCCCAGATTTGGGACGCCATCCGGTTCGGCTCCATTGTGGAGAACACGCGCTTTATCCCCGGCACCAACACGGTGGACTACGCCAACAAGTCGGTGACGGAAAACACCCGCGCGGCCTACCCCATCAACTTCATCGACAACGCCATTGAGCCCTCGGTGGCCGATGCCCCGAAGAACATTTTCTTTCTCACGGCCGATGCCTTCGGCGTGTTGCCTCCCATCAGCAAGCTCGACAAGAGCCACGCCATGTACCTGTTCATGTCGGGCTACACGGCCAAGGTGGCAGGCACCGAAATGGGCGTAACCGAGCCGCAAACCACGTTCTCGGCCTGCTTCGGCGCCGTGTTCCTGCCCCTGCACCCCACCAAGTACGCCGAGATGCTGGGCAAGAAGATGGACGAAAACCCCGACATCAACGTGTGGCTCATCAACACCGGCTGGACCGGCGGCAGCTACGGCGTGGGCCACCGCATGAAGCTGGGCTATACCCGCACCATGATTACGGCCGCCCTCAACGGCCAGCTCGACCAGGTGAAGTTCACCAAGCACGCCGTGTTTGGGGTGGAAGTGCCCGGCGCGGTGCCCGGCGTGCCCGCCGAAATCCTGGACCCCCGCAACACTTGGGCCGATAAGGAAGCCTACGACAAAACCGCCGCTTCGCTGGCCGATAAGTTCGTGGCAAACTTCAAGAAGTACGCCGACTTCGCAAACGAAGAAATCCTGGCCGGCGCGCCGAAAGTAGCCGCTGAGGCACCGGCTGCCTAA